The Lysinibacillus pakistanensis genome includes a window with the following:
- the vrrA gene encoding VrrA/YqfQ family protein codes for MVFRPPYQFPMYPGGMRMPMQMPMQMPMPMPPQQMSPQSFFPPGGFPVQPRIPGGLPMSSGIGSFGGQMPMPPVQGASKIGSFLEQANSLFNSAKTYTPYIQQAMPMVKNIPSLLKLYKGFQGLPSAKEGASKATASEGAGSTKSARSSRPNASFTAPDPIPSKPRIFQPPM; via the coding sequence CCCGGCGGCATGAGAATGCCCATGCAAATGCCCATGCAAATGCCAATGCCAATGCCACCACAACAAATGTCACCGCAGTCCTTTTTTCCTCCTGGAGGCTTCCCAGTTCAACCACGAATTCCGGGTGGCCTTCCAATGTCTAGTGGAATAGGAAGTTTTGGAGGGCAAATGCCGATGCCGCCAGTTCAGGGAGCCTCTAAAATCGGCTCATTTTTAGAACAAGCAAATAGCTTGTTTAATTCAGCCAAAACCTATACACCCTATATACAGCAAGCGATGCCTATGGTAAAAAATATTCCTTCCCTATTAAAATTGTATAAAGGGTTTCAAGGTCTTCCGTCTGCGAAAGAAGGGGCCTCTAAAGCAACAGCAAGTGAAGGAGCAGGTTCTACAAAAAGTGCAAGGTCTTCTCGACCAAATGCATCGTTCACTGCACCAGATCCAATTCCATCCAAACCACGTATTTTCCAGCCACCTATGTAG
- a CDS encoding 4-hydroxy-3-methylbut-2-enyl diphosphate reductase — translation MQVLKINPRGYCYGVVDAMVIARNAALDKTLPRPIYILGMIVHNKHVTDAFAEDGIITLDGDNRLEIIKQVETGTVIFTAHGVSPEIREIAKQKGLVSIDATCPDVTVTHDLIREKSAQGYDIIYIGKKGHPEPEGAIGVAPEHVHLVQSSNDIDALHLSNDKLLVTNQTTMSQWDVAHLMDSLKEKFPHIEVHKEICLATQVRQEAVAKQAGEAELLIVVGDPKSNNSNRLTQVSVEIAGTPSYRIADVSELKVEWLSGINTVAVTAGASTPTPIVKEVISFLEQYDEHDDTTHIIKRTVTLDKILPKIKTPKPVEKIMPY, via the coding sequence ATGCAAGTATTAAAAATTAATCCACGTGGCTATTGCTACGGTGTTGTTGATGCGATGGTTATCGCGCGTAACGCCGCACTCGATAAAACATTACCAAGACCTATCTACATTTTAGGGATGATTGTGCATAATAAACATGTCACAGATGCCTTTGCAGAGGATGGCATCATCACATTAGATGGTGATAATCGTTTAGAAATCATAAAACAGGTTGAAACTGGCACTGTTATTTTCACAGCGCATGGCGTTTCACCTGAAATTCGTGAAATTGCGAAGCAAAAAGGTTTAGTATCCATTGATGCTACATGTCCTGACGTAACCGTTACCCACGATTTAATTCGTGAAAAATCAGCACAAGGCTACGATATTATTTATATTGGTAAAAAAGGACATCCCGAACCTGAAGGAGCAATCGGCGTTGCACCGGAGCATGTACATTTAGTGCAATCTTCCAACGATATTGATGCATTGCATTTATCGAATGATAAATTACTAGTAACCAATCAAACTACTATGAGTCAATGGGATGTTGCTCATTTAATGGATAGTTTAAAAGAAAAATTCCCACATATTGAAGTGCATAAAGAAATTTGTTTAGCAACACAGGTACGTCAAGAAGCAGTCGCTAAACAAGCAGGGGAAGCCGAATTACTTATTGTTGTTGGTGATCCAAAATCCAATAACTCAAATCGTTTAACGCAGGTGTCTGTTGAAATCGCAGGGACACCATCCTATCGAATTGCAGATGTTTCTGAGCTAAAAGTTGAATGGTTATCAGGCATTAATACCGTTGCTGTCACAGCAGGTGCTTCGACGCCTACACCGATTGTCAAAGAGGTCATTTCATTCCTTGAGCAGTACGATGAACATGATGACACTACACACATCATTAAACGTACAGTTACATTAGATAAAATTTTACCAAAAATCAAGACACCAAAGCCTGTAGAAAAAATTATGCCCTACTAA
- a CDS encoding response regulator, giving the protein MTQIRVLLIEDDPMVREVNRQFIEKVAGFEVIGQASNGIEGIAQIRKLVPDLVFMDIFMPEQDGITSLRKIRELKLPVDVITVTAANDMKTVKQILHLGVFDYIMKPFSFERVQGTLENYLRFKKQMQKERELTQGELDQLFHYQGGQKEAEQPSMIHVEKNLPKGFNRATLEKVVHYLHTVEGASAEEVASGVGIARVTARRYLDYLEKQEEITMDVHYGGIGRPINYYFSK; this is encoded by the coding sequence GTGACACAGATAAGGGTGCTTTTAATAGAGGATGATCCGATGGTGCGAGAGGTGAATCGTCAATTTATTGAAAAGGTAGCGGGGTTTGAGGTGATAGGTCAAGCCTCGAACGGTATCGAGGGAATAGCTCAAATACGTAAGCTTGTACCTGATTTAGTATTCATGGATATTTTTATGCCAGAGCAGGATGGGATTACAAGTTTGCGAAAAATACGTGAACTTAAATTGCCAGTGGATGTTATTACTGTAACTGCTGCAAATGATATGAAAACGGTGAAACAGATCCTGCATCTAGGAGTTTTCGATTATATAATGAAACCCTTTTCGTTTGAACGCGTGCAAGGAACCCTTGAAAATTATTTGCGTTTTAAAAAACAAATGCAAAAAGAGCGTGAGCTAACACAGGGAGAACTTGATCAGTTATTCCATTATCAGGGTGGGCAAAAAGAAGCTGAGCAACCATCTATGATACATGTTGAAAAAAACTTACCAAAGGGTTTTAATCGAGCAACACTCGAAAAAGTTGTGCACTATTTGCATACTGTAGAGGGAGCCTCGGCTGAAGAAGTTGCAAGTGGTGTGGGCATTGCACGGGTTACAGCTCGGAGATATTTAGATTATTTAGAGAAGCAAGAAGAGATTACGATGGATGTGCATTATGGAGGGATTGGTCGACCTATCAATTATTATTTTAGTAAGTAA